In Toxoplasma gondii ME49 chromosome VIII, whole genome shotgun sequence, a single genomic region encodes these proteins:
- a CDS encoding hypothetical protein (encoded by transcript TGME49_273980~Signal peptide predicted by SignalP 2.0 HMM (probability 0.998) with cleavage site probability 0.664 at residue 24~Predicted trans-membrane domain (TMHMM2.0):6-24:82-102:153-176), which translates to MKLSKKLVVALCCSAGVALNAAAGESTGEAVTAVATREMPGFEAPEIADNVEEGSEELQIAAPRSRRSSAAQSRKGHRNAAKLGRAAAVIAAILAALGGGYYMMNKETGDEQSAGDKTQEVSAEGTKKVADTPEEAAKPGPAADGRRFRTARNALIGLGGTAGIAALAAALYQVIQGEGVFSDFLNGVPTTDGFDSMNGTSRPPWAPGAGPEN; encoded by the coding sequence ATGAAGCTGTCGAAGAAACTCgttgtcgctctctgctgctcggcGGGCGTCGCCCTGAACGCCGCCGCGGGGGAATCCACCGGGGAGGCTGTGACAGCCGTTGCGACCCGGGAGATGCCAGGTTTTGAAGCACCCGAAATTGCCGACAACGtcgaggaaggcagcgaagagcTGCAGATCGCCGCTCCCCGAAGCCGTCGCAGCAGCGCAGCCCAGTCCAGGAAGGGCCACCGCAATGCCGCCAAACTCGGCCGCGCCGCGGCAGTCATCGCCGCTATCCTCGCCGCTCTCGGCGGAGGCTACTACATGATGAATAAGGAAACTGGTGATGAGCAGTCTGCCGGTGACAAGACGCAGGAGGTGTCCGCCGAAGGGACGAAGAAGGTCGCTGATACCCCGGAGGAAGCGGCCAAGCCGGGCCCTGCCGCCGACGGTCGGAGGTTCCGCACGGCCAGAAATGCTCTGATCGGTTTGGGAGGCACCGCAGGCATTGCCGCTCTAGCTGCTGCCCTTTACCAGGTGATCCAAGGGGAGGGAGTCTTTTCCGACTTCCTCAATGGCGTTCCCACCACCGACGGCTTCGACTCCATGAACGGCACCTCTCGGCCCCCGTGGGCTCCGGGAGCAGGGCCCGAGAACTAA
- a CDS encoding hypothetical protein (encoded by transcript TGME49_273985), translated as MCRLRWRINGASIWRPRNRSTGVDAHSTRHLKTGTNSCEYRRDGSHLCTEVRDAVFDGPLCVHTSSVQSWKLARAMRADSGRSRDGLSAGERHSVAALGSERVRRLWKYGEDLESGKRPRNSARLHSCWKYRQFPNSPLFGSCLRSHRAG; from the exons ATGTGCCGACTCCGCTGGCGCATCAACGGCGCATCAATCTGGCGTCCGCGAAACCGCAGCACCGGGGTCGACGCGCACTCCACGCGACATTTGAAAACAGGCACCAACTCCTGTGAATACAGGCGAGACGG CTCGCACCTTTGCACTGAGGTGCGTGACGCTGTATTCGACGGCCCACTTTGCGTTCACACCAGTTCAGTTCAAAGCTGGAAACTCGCACGAGCGATGAGAGCAGACTCTggacgcagcagagacggtctctcagcaggagagagacattCTGTTGCGGCTTTAGGGTCCGAGCGCGTGAGGCGACTATGGAAATACGGAGAGGATCTTGAGTCAGGAAAAAGGCCAAGGAACTCGGCTCGTCTCCACTCCTGTTGGAAATACAGGCAGTTTCCAAATTCTCCTCTTTTTGGAAGCTGTTTGCGAT CGCATCGGGCAGGGTAA
- a CDS encoding CorA family Mg2+ transporter protein (encoded by transcript TGME49_273970~Predicted trans-membrane domain (TMHMM2.0):472-495:509-532), which produces MEQYIIDPLGDSPSGSGSEEDFLLPRSAKNTKLERPSSRSPHLTRAGSVPSSLEVPWKRSRESRGYLQRKLSRLRERAERKSIVAGKLSKQNSGDETAPTLRRSTTLMQHVAARSRAFVVYAISKQGVEEFVFQICDLLAKIHQHSKEEKPPETCELAPGAVKVRDIRLFLSAGSDGSSIITRRNCLLVSLPYVRIVILHRLVYMLPLGRGNFSREARKFEQTEWRCELLRQGLLSREEDEETKKPNSAGASLILGVPSSAQDKSRSSVLSVSSATAADVGNGDASPPTEIDSSLLEKLEQLVALNSSTPFEYLALETAIVESLEVLSRQSREMRQTAVSICADLRTGRGVNSSILLSINSLQKMLNTIKSEVAGVLTALNDVLGDDESLRRMAISRFWDTPELWEDESREALSHSTKRAVKHEIEMLLGCYSQEADAMLKNVKSIDEYIDDSLAMIELHLGMQRNFLLKTDVWMTALATITGFFALVPGFFGMNIHHGFENIPSSETIFWSISAAIFMGTIITGIVVSWLLRRIRI; this is translated from the coding sequence ATGGAACAGTACATCATCGATCCACTAGGTGATTCTCCGTCTGGGAgcggaagcgaggaggactTTCTGCTGCCGCGATCCGCCAAAAACACGAAGCTGGAAAGACCATCCTCGCGGAGTCCACACCTGACACGAGCGGGAAGCGTCCCGAGTTCTCTGGAGGTTCCCTGgaagagaagccgcgaaTCGCGAGGGTATCTCCAGCGGAAGCTTTCGCGGTTGAGAGAGCGGGCAGAACGGAAGAGCATTGTGGCGGGGAAGCTGTCGAAACAGAACTCGGGAGACGAAACCGCTCCGACGCTGCGGCGGAGCACGACTCTGATGCAGCACGTGGCTGCTCGGAGCAGAGCGTTCGTGGTGTACGCGATCTCGAAGCAGGGTGTCGAGGAGTTCGTGTTTCAGATCTGCGACTTGCTAGCTAAGATTCACCAACacagcaaagaagaaaaaccgcCCGAAACCTGCGAACTGGCACCAGGGGCCGTCAAGGTGAGAGACATCCGCCTTTTCCTGTCGGCAGGAAGCGACGGGTCGTCGATTATCACGAGGAGAAACTGCCTGCTGGTTTCGTTGCCCTATGTCCGCATTGTCATCTTGCACAGGCTAGTGTACATGCTGCCTCTGGGGCGGGGCAATTTCTCGCGAGAAGCGCGGAAATTTGAGCAGACCGAGTGGCGGTGTGAACTGCTCAGACAGGGGCTGCTGAGCAGGGAGGAGGatgaggaaacgaaaaagccgAATTCCGCGGGTGCCTCTCTAATTCTCGGAGTCCCGAGTTCCGCGCAAGATAAGTCCCGGTCCTCGGTGTTGTCGGTTTCGAGCGCCACAGCCGCAGACGTCGGGAACGGCGACGCGTCCCCGCCCACAGAAATCGACTCGAGTCTCCTGGAAAAGCTGGAGCAACTAGTGGCTCTCAACTCCTCGACTCCTTTCGAGTATCTCGCACTCGAAACCGCCATCGTGGAGTCGCTAGAGGTGCTGTCGAGGCAGAGCAGGGAAATGCGCCAGACCGCCGTGTCAATCTGCGCCGACCTGCGCACTGGACGAGGCGTCAATTCCTCGATCCTTCTGAGCATCAACAGCCTGCAAAAAATGCTCAACACGATCAAGTCGGAAGTGGCGGGCGTGTTAACCGCACTCAACGACGTCTTGGGAGACGACGAGTCGCTGCGGCGCATGGCCATCTCGCGGTTCTGGGATACCCCCGAGTTGTgggaagacgagagccgCGAAGCGCTCTCACACAGCACAAAGCGCGCCGTAAAGCACGAAATCGAGATGCTGCTCGGCTGCTACTCCCAGGAGGCCGACGCGATGCTCAAGAACGTGAAAAGCATCGACGAATACATCGATGACTCTCTCGCGATGATTGAGCTGCACTTGGGGATGCAGCGAAACTTCCTGTTGAAGACCGACGTGTGGATGACGGCGCTCGCGACCATCACGGGATTCTTTGCCCTTGTCCCCGGGTTCTTCGGGATGAACATCCACCACGGCTTCGAGAACATACCCTCCAGCGAAACGATTTTCTGGAGCATCAGTGCAGCGATCTTCATGGGAACCATCATCACGGGAATCGTCGTCAGCTGGCTCCTCAGAAGGATCCGGATCTAG
- a CDS encoding replication factor C subunit 5, putative (encoded by transcript TGME49_273950), translating to MLWVDKHAPREIEELSIHPEISRLLLKQAASASLPHLLFYGPTGGGKKTRVLALVRRIFGDAVDKVRVETFTDRESGTEATVCRSSHHILLSCQEFGVKDRAIVQSIIKDIAESTTLSGVSSFFAAPKASSVPPFKICIFQDADLLSESAQHALRRTLEIYSSRLKFVFLVERLERFSAPLKSRCFCVRVPLPSHRAVASFLRSLCDKEGLPPQVAPDALLQTISEKSARNLRRAGLALECLATHNFTASLSPSTALSLPRGEASPFPLPWERLCDEIAVCAFRQQSPRALSECRGMLYDLLSVLIPGELVLGRLLTTLLALVREKQPKPRAAGASAETPGSSRQAAGHDPATVLVHAAAHFSHTLKKGSKEIIHLEAFLAQAMRVLHLADVVKRT from the exons ATGTTGTGGGTGGATAAACACGCTCCTCGCGAAATCGAGGAACTCTCAATCCACCCAGAAatctcccgtcttctcctgAAG CAAGCTGCGTCGGCTTCGCTTCCTCACCTCCTCTTCTACGGTCCGACTGGCGGGGGCAAGAAGACTCGCGTGCTCGCCCTTGTACGAAGAATCTTTGGAGATGCAGTCGATAAG gtTCGAGTTGAAACGTTCACTGACCGAGAGTCAGGCACAGAGGCCACAGTCTGCCGATCCTCGCACCATATTCTGC TTTCCTGTCAGGAGTTCGGTGTGAAAGATCGCGCAATCGTGCAGTCGATTATCAAAGACATCGCCGAAAGCACAACCCTCTCAGgagtctcttccttcttcgcggctcCGAAGGCATCCAGTGTGCCCCCCTTCAAAA TTTGCATTTTCCAGGACGCAGATCTTCTCTCGGAGAGTGCACAGCATGCGCTGCGTCGAACGCTGGAGATCTACTCTTCGCGGCTAaagttcgtcttcctcgtggagagactcgagaggTTCTCTGCGCCCCTGAAgagtcgctgcttctgcgttcgcgttcctctcccctcgcaccgcgccgtcgcctccttcctcagATCCCTCTGCGACAAAGAAGGCCTCCCT cCTCAGGTGGCGCCCGATGCTCTTTTGCAAACGATTTCCGAAAAGAGTGCGCGCAACTTGCGTCGCGCCGGGCTCGCGCTGGAGTGTCTCGCGACCCACAACTTCaccgcgtctctgtctccgtctaccgctctgtctctgcctcgcggcGAGGCGTCACCCTTCCCACTGCCCTGGGAGCGCCTGTGCGACGAGATCGCAGTGTGCGCCTTCCGGCAACAGAGTCCGCGGGCGCTTTCAGAGTGTCGAGGGATGCTGTACGACCTGCTTTCTGTCCTCATCCCAGGCGAGCTTGTCCTCGGTCGCCTCCTCACCACACTCCTCGCTCTTGTCCGCGAAAAGCAGCCGAAGCCGCGCGCTGCAGGCGCCTCCGCAGAGACGCCCGGCTCGAGCCGCCAGGCCGCCGGCCACGACCCTGCGACCGTcttggtgcatgcagccgcgcATTTTTCGCACACTCTGAAGAAGGGGTCGAAGGAAATCATTCACCTCGAAGCTTTTTTGGCGCAAGCGATGCGCGTCCTCCATCTCGCAGACGTCGTCAAGAGAACGTAG
- a CDS encoding chaperonin GroS protein (encoded by transcript TGME49_273960~Signal peptide predicted by SignalP 2.0 HMM (probability 0.658) with cleavage site probability 0.424 at residue 53), whose amino-acid sequence MTPASRGVPLGCTYTAPALEGGVQPSRRIGRLTQILFVFFILGLASLSSSLFAHEGQEETVSPFLFAVGTVYKQPGSVAPTSLHCAGSDSGGEGFVRSSERSLAFVRGQPSRSFALSSPPAASSAFSPAVQEPSHLVSGPTSLASRDAGVGPLRSASNFSFEGEDIRGPIKPLRGMVLLERREAVEKSAGGVYLPIESKAKQVIAKVIEVGPGEVNRETGARIPVDVAIGDWTIISRHTYDSFKYNGKDCVLVEARDIIAKVQTTTEERDANPSDILPLGDTILVKLVKQAQRTASGLYLQPTGSERDRGQGVKRAQVVAVGLGRYNRNGERVPNDVVPGDEVLFPAYSQDEPEMKYGGESYAFVRAADLLAKW is encoded by the exons atgACGCCTGCGTCTCGAGGCGTTcctctcgggtgtacgtacaccgctCCTGCACTGGAGGGTGGGGTGCAGCCGAGTCGGAGAATCGGAAGACTGACTCAGATTCTGTTTGTGTTCTTTATTCTCGGCCTTGCTTCGCTTTCCAGCTCGCTCTTCGCACATGAGGGTCAAGAAGAAACGGTTTCCCCGTTCCTATTCGCAGTCGGGACCGTGTACAAACAGCCCGGCAGCGTCGCTCCGACTTCGCTTCATTGCGCGGGCTCTGACTCGGGAGGGGAAGGCTTCGTCCGCTCTTCAGAGAGATCTCTG GCGTTTGTGCGTGGGCAGCCTTCTCGGTCGTTCGCTCTTTCGTCGCCGCCAGCAGcttcctccgccttctctccagctgtaCAAGAACCGAGCCACTTGGTTTCAGGGCCAACAAGCCTCGCCAGTCGAGACGCAG GCGTCGGCCCCCTGCGGAGTGCGTCGAACTTTTCCTTCGAGGGTGAAGACATTCGAGGTCCCATCAAGCCCCTGCGAGGCATGGTTCTCctcgagagaagggaggcagTGGAGAAAAGCGCTGGCGGCGTCTATCTTCCGATCGAG TCTAAGGCGAAGCAGGTGATTGCCAAGGTCATTGAGGTCGGGCCTGGGGAGGTCAATCGCGAGACTGG AGCTCGCATTCCAGTTGATGTGGCTATCGGCGACTGGACCATCATTTCGCGACACACCTACGATTCg TTTAAATACAATGGCAAGGACTGCGTCTTGGTGGAGGCCCGCGACATTATCGCGAAAGTCCAAACGACCACGGAGGAAAGGGACGCGAACCCTTCAGacattcttcctctcggcgaCAC AATTTTGGTGAAGCTCGTGAAGCAGGCGCAGCGAACGGCGAGTGGACTGTATCTACAGCCGACGGGCAGCGAGAGGGACAGAGGCCAGGGAGTGAAGCGCGCGCAAGTTGTTGCTGTGGGACTCGGCCGCTacaacagaaacggagagcgtGTTCCGAATGAC gTGGTGCCGGGGGACGAAGTCCTGTTCCCGGCTTACAGCCAAGACGAGCCGGAGATGAAGTACGGCGGCGAGTCTTACGCGTTCGTGCGAGCGGCTGATCTCTTGGCAAAGTGGTGA